Proteins from a genomic interval of Zingiber officinale cultivar Zhangliang chromosome 1B, Zo_v1.1, whole genome shotgun sequence:
- the LOC122049531 gene encoding transcription factor WRKY19-like translates to MEKTGSGKQLRGLLLAELVRVQKLARQVEAELNLHFGNGPCHLLLQEMLEAIDKSISLVQSGHPVVAGESLPSASRMPKRRKIMATWIQEVRVNSGAAAGVDFPVDDGYSWRKYGQKDILGA, encoded by the exons ATGGAGAAAACCGGCTCAGGGAAGCAACTGCGAGGCCTGCTACTGGCCGAGCTCGTTCGAGTTCAGAAACTGGCGAGGCAGGTGGAAGCCGAGCTCAATCTTCACTTTGGCAATGGACCCTGCCATTTGCTGCTGCAAGAGATGCTCGAAGCGATAGACAAGTCGATTTCCTTGGTCCAGTCGGGACACCCGGTGGTCGCCGGAGAGTCCCTTCCTTCAGCCAGCAGGATGCCCAAGAGGAG GAAGATAATGGCTACGTGGATCCAAGAAGTGCGAGTGAATTCCGGTGCCGCCGCCGGAGTCGATTTCCCCGTCGACGATGGCTATAGCTGGAGGAAGTACGGGCAAAAGGACATCCTCGGAGCCTAG